Part of the Candidatus Eisenbacteria bacterium genome is shown below.
AATACGGCAAGTGCGAGACCTGCGGCGGATCTATCGGCAAGGACAGGCTCGAAGTCGTCCCGTACGCCAGATTGTGCATAAAATGTAAAGAAAAAGAGGAGAAGGATGCGGGTGGAAAGTGAAGAAATGGAATAGCGGGAAACTCCTCCTGACGGCCGCTGTGGCTCTCATCATTGATATGGCTTCAAAGTGGTTTGTAGCTCACATGATGTTCCCGAATGAATCCAGACCTCTCATCGGCGACTTTGTCAGAATAACGCTTGTCAGGAATACCGGCTCGGCATTTGGTTTTTTTTCAGGGCAGAGAACTACACTCATCGTGATCTCTGTTGTGGCCATTCTGCTTCTTGGCTACCTGATCGTTCGCTCGCGCGAGCGTTCATACCTGAGCATGATTTCGCTGGGGCTTGTCCTCGGCGGCGCGCTCGGCAATCTTGTCGATAGAGTCAGGGTGGGCAGAGTCATCGATTTCCTTGATGTCGGTTTCGGCAGACACAGATGGCCCGTATTTAATTTTGCGGATGCGTGTGTCACGGTCGGAGTGGCGATTCTTGCGGTGAGCCTGTACACCGGAGGTGAAAAGGCGGCTGGAAAACGTTCTGAAAAAGAAAGTCTCTCCTGAACTTGAAGGTCTAAGGCTTGATGTTTTCCTTCACAAGGCATTCCCCCTTCACTCACGTGCTTATCTTCAGAAACTCATAAGAGAAGAACGAGTCACTGCAGGCGGAAGGCCTCGAAAGCAGAGCTACAGTGTGGGGAGGGACGAGGAAATAGAAGTGCATTTGCCCGAGCCCGCGCCTCTCGGCATCGAGCCGGAACCTTTGCCTCTCGATATCAGGTACGAAGATGCCGAGCTTGCCGTGGTCAATAAACCGGCAGGGATGGTCGTCCATCCGGGAGCCGGTGTGAGCTCCGGCACCCTCGTGCACGCTCTCCTCTTCCACCTGAAGGATTTGTCAGGAATCGGTGGAATCATGAGGCCGGGGATTGTCCACAGACTTGACAAGGGGACTTCGGGCATTCTGGTTGTTGCAAAGACCGACCTGAGTCACAGAAATCTCTCGAGCCAGCTGAAAGACAGAAAGTTCGAGAAAGAGTACCTGGCAATTGTCTGGGGCAGTTTCCGTCAGAAGACGGGGAAGATCGCGACATCAATCGGGAGGCACAAGAAAGACAGAGTCAAGATGGCGGTTGTGAAGGAAGGCGGACGGGAGGCAATAACCTTCTTCAAGGTCCTGAGGGAATCCCGGTTCCTCACTCTCGTGTCACTCAAGCCGGTCACCGGCAGGACACACCAGCTCAGAGTTCATCTTTCGCACATCGGGCATCCTATTTTCGGTGATGACCGCTACGGAGGAAGAAGGAGATCTTCTAGCGGGCTGAAGCAGGAGGACAAGAGGATTCTTGAAGAGCTTCTTGGCATAATGGAAAGACCGGCTCTCCACGCAAGGAAGGTCGCTTTTTCACATCCTTCGAGCGGCAAGAGGCTCTGCTTTTTCGCCAAGCTTCCTCCTGATTTCAGAGCAGTTATGAGGAGGCTCAAGATTGCATAGGAAAGCGCGGCTGGAGGCAAGACGGGGAAGCCGGAAGCCGGTCAGGCAGACATTGAGGACAGATTGAGCGAAAAACGCGACAAAAGAGGAGAATCATGGAGGATTCTTGGCGTTGATTTTGGGCAACGGAGGATTGGCCTTGCCGTAAGTGACCCGCTTCGGATGACTGCCCAGGGACTTCCGACCGTCAACGTGACGAATGAAACTGAAGCTCTCTCCGCTGTGGTAAAGATTGCCCGGGAGTACGATGTCTCGGAGATCGTTATTGGACTTCCGCTCAGGCTCGATGGAACCCAGGGGGAGGGGGCGTTGCAGGTCCTTTCTCTTGCGGATTCGCTCAGAGAATCCCTGAGTATTCGCGTTGTAGTCTGGGATGAGAGACTCTCCTCAGTGGAGGCCAGGAGGATTTTGATAGAGGCAGGTGAGAAGACAGGGACGAAGAAGGGAAGGGTTGACAGGATTGCGGCGACGATTCTCCTGCAGAGTTATCTTGACAGAAAAGGGATGAGTAGGGAGGATAAGTAGGAGCTGTCTGTCAGGCAGGAGGCGCCGGTGCCCGGCGTGGGCAGTCCAACCTCTTTCTAGTGTGCCGTCCCAGAAACAACTTTACGAAATGCAGGGTGTTTCATAAGGCACACTGCCAGGGGGTATGAGGGGGTCGTGGCCGACCCCCTCAGGGGTGACAGCGTAGGGATGCGACGAAGAGGAGCATCCTG
Proteins encoded:
- the ruvX gene encoding Holliday junction resolvase RuvX; its protein translation is MSEKRDKRGESWRILGVDFGQRRIGLAVSDPLRMTAQGLPTVNVTNETEALSAVVKIAREYDVSEIVIGLPLRLDGTQGEGALQVLSLADSLRESLSIRVVVWDERLSSVEARRILIEAGEKTGTKKGRVDRIAATILLQSYLDRKGMSREDK
- a CDS encoding RluA family pseudouridine synthase; this translates as MKRRLENVLKKKVSPELEGLRLDVFLHKAFPLHSRAYLQKLIREERVTAGGRPRKQSYSVGRDEEIEVHLPEPAPLGIEPEPLPLDIRYEDAELAVVNKPAGMVVHPGAGVSSGTLVHALLFHLKDLSGIGGIMRPGIVHRLDKGTSGILVVAKTDLSHRNLSSQLKDRKFEKEYLAIVWGSFRQKTGKIATSIGRHKKDRVKMAVVKEGGREAITFFKVLRESRFLTLVSLKPVTGRTHQLRVHLSHIGHPIFGDDRYGGRRRSSSGLKQEDKRILEELLGIMERPALHARKVAFSHPSSGKRLCFFAKLPPDFRAVMRRLKIA
- the lspA gene encoding signal peptidase II; translated protein: MKKWNSGKLLLTAAVALIIDMASKWFVAHMMFPNESRPLIGDFVRITLVRNTGSAFGFFSGQRTTLIVISVVAILLLGYLIVRSRERSYLSMISLGLVLGGALGNLVDRVRVGRVIDFLDVGFGRHRWPVFNFADACVTVGVAILAVSLYTGGEKAAGKRSEKESLS